TGCCAGGGCGCCGGTCTGGGAGGGTGATTTCCCATTTTACGGGAGGGGAACAGGACAGGAGGGGAGGGGAACCACAACCACCTCCGGCAGGCATTCCAGAGCTGCTAGTCAAAGGCAAACAGACCAATGGTCAGCTGAACAAAAGTGTTGGTGCTGTTGCTCGGTGGTCCGGATGAcctgttgcaggatggctcttctTCAGTCAGCATACACCAGGAGGTTCTCAGCAGGTAACTGCTGCGCTATGCAGTTGGACTTCCCCAGACAGGAgctgtgtgcatctctctccTCACTGGCATCTGGCTTGCCTTTAAATCtatctccaactctcactgcaatgacaaacagctgttagatacAATAATTGACAGGTGATGATCATTAACATATTGAGGCTGTCATGTATGATTCCCAGAAGATGGAGTAAAATATGAGGGAGAGCTCCATAGCACAGAGCTAGAGCACCCTCGCCAGAATTCCACCTTGTTCTCATCTCCTTATCTTGTTCTCCATTCACAAACTGGTGTTCAGCCCCGCTACCACACTGTACTAATATTACTACCAGTACAccataacttttttatttatatacatatcaTGGTATCATTCTATCACTGCGTTAAAGCAAAGTtaaagtttaagatgccatttatttgataaatgtaaaacagaaagtaatatctctctctctttggcgtaggccccgtccggctgtccgagggagttgtacccggaaccatcatgtcctgctggagataggaggcaggggcgaggagcctacccccatgtggGATGGGgatcaactggtggtggtggggtggtggagtttgccggttagcacactgaaacaccaatgtgatagattgtgagcagacttataaagcaatggcttacatgcgattggctaggaattacccagctaatgatgtgatgtacagctgctagtcttcccgctagaactacgctgtgcttccaTTGATATATAAGTATTTAAGTAATTCAATGGGTCTCGTTTGCTGATATGATAGCATGAATGTAAAGGGATTAAAAGGGAactggaggaggcgagaactggcttgacaatataaataaagtttattgataaacttaaacaataaCACTCAAATAtgaacacatacagggcagctgcctgtagttctctctctctctcgagttGCCATGTCTAAATTACTTGTATTATATCGTGTTTTATAGTGTGACTTTTTTTTACCTTTTGCTTCGGCAGAAGCTTTTTCTACACATTTACAACCGTACAGATGCAGTGGTGTTGAAAGCCCCTATATGGAGATGGTTTGGGCAGGTTTTATGAAAATAACTAATTTTGAGCATGCGCTCCTTCATTTAGAATAATCCAGATTTATTATCATAAGAACGAGGATAAGAACAAATGAATGTGCGTACAAACCTGTTGTGAATCAGGAGGAACATTTTTGTGAAATTTTTCCTATGCGTTTAAGTACGAAAAATCCACGCAATTATTAATGAAGGAGGCCCAATTTTCAATAGACTACTATCATGGAAttagaaagagaaaaaaatgtaCTGCCAAGTAATATACTTCTCTAATCTACTACATCCAGTTGTGAAACTGTGTGGCTCTGAGGTCCCAAAGACAGCAGACGTTTTTTTCCCTCATGTGACCATTATAAGAAGTTGCTTAGAAAAATGCTTACACCTTCTGTTTCATGCTATCCTTTTAGTTCCTCTAAACATAAAAGTGCTCTTTTTACATCTGATAACAAAAACAGAAGTGGAATATAAAGAAGATTAGTCAGAGAAGAATGAGGAGGGTAGTGAAAACCTTTGGTCAGTGTGCCTATTAGTTCCTCTTGATACAATGGCCTGtatgtgtgaataaatgatgtgCTTGTCTTCTGAAGGTGTTGGATCTAAGCTGATCTTCTAACACAGTCTACTGTTTCTTTTAGATATGCAAAATAGAACTTATTGTCAGTTTTGACTGACTATACATTTTGAGGTATTCCTACAACATGGAGtttatgtttctaaattaaaCTTGGTTTGATGGCACCTGCAATGCAACAGTCCTCGATGAATCAGCCCCTCCAAACATTCATTTAATGTGTATCTGTTGAGCTGTTAGGAGAGGTGGATGATTAGCTGTTATATTTAAAGATGCCTAATGTCACTTGGTGATAACTTGACCTTTGAAtatctatttataattatttacaggcctccataATACTGCCCAGGCTTTGGTGATGATTTTACAGAACTGCTATCAGCAACTTCCTCTGTTGTTGGGGATTCCAACATTCATATAGataatcctgaacacaacactgcAAAATAACTCACAACCGTTTTAAACACTTTTGAATTGACACAGCATGtagatggacccacacacaatcatggacaaaCTCTTGATCTGCTCTTTAGTAAGGGTCTGAACATTTCATCCACTGTTATTAAAGACGTCGCACTATCAGACCATTTCTATATATTCTTTGATGTATTGATTTCTCCTGCTATTGCAGTTTAATTAGTCTCTGTTAATAAGAGGCACAAACAGTAAATGAGAATAATAGCATGacatttatgaaggctatatctatGTCACCAGATATATAACAGACTGTGTTGATGTTCTCCTCGATGACTTTACCTCAAAAGTTAAAAATGCTATTGATGGCATTGCTCCTGTAAACATCAGGATGATTACTGGCAAGCATAAAGCATGCTGAGAAACACATCAGCAGCACAAAACATGAATAGAAAATGCTGGAAAGCAGAACGAATGTGGTGGAAAACAATACTTCGCCATCAGACCCGCAGTCATTTTCATTGTACCTTTTCACTTCGGGCCCCAGTGTTGCTACATACTCTGCATTGCCTGTAGTTACACCACTGATATTGAATCAGTTAATAATTGGTAGTTGCATATGATGGCCATGTTTGATTTATGGTTTACACAGTGTGGGCATTGCCACTTCTGGTTTCACTGGGCATTTTATTTGATGTGTTTACAGAATGTACCAAATAACACCACAACCAGTaccaatgtaaattgcattatccAAATTGCTGTGGTCGGCCACGGCCATGCTGTACACCACATGTAAAACAGCAATGTACCCCTTCTGTCCATTGAGATGCAAGTCAATACATTCATGCACTTTATACTACTTGATGTGAAAATGTGTGCACCATCATGCAAGATCTTCCTCTTGCGTATGGGCTCTTTTACTGGTGTGTATGAATTAGCAAATCCAGCTGGATAAGTAATGTACTGAACAGACTGATCATAAACTCTTTTCATTTTACTCCGGGTCCATCAGGCAAAAGCGCTGAAAGTACTGCATGAGGATAgttctgatcccgatgtgctacaAGAGCTGCGCTCGGAGACCGACCTCGCACTCCGAGCGACTAAGGTCcacacttgtggtccaggagcgccacctgtggctgaacttggtcgagatgagggaagcGGACAAGGCACGGTTCCTGAATGCACCCATCTCCCAGGTCGGCCTctcaccatcgaggacttcgcccagcagttttcggcagtgAGAATTGCTCTTAAATCAAAATGAATTGTTTTCCAGCCAATATTAGGCGAAATTGATTTTGTGTAACTTAAGGCCATTCTGGATCGGCTCAAGCCTTTATTGTTGCTGGTGACTTCAACCACACCAATTCTAGAACTGTACTGCAAAATGTATTATCTCCTACAAGAGTAAACTTACCCTGGAACATGCTTACACCAAGGTTACAGAGGCCTACAAAATCCTCCCTCTCCCCTATCTGATCATTTGTCCCGGTTTGTACTCCCCAAATAAACCCCCATCATAAAACATGAGAAACCCACAGTGAGGACTGTTAGTGGCTTGAGGGAGCCGGATCTACACAACAGCACCAGTTTCAGAACACACTGGATTGTATACCTCACGAACAACAATGGTTACACTAACTCCATTTTGGACCACATCAATGGATGTGCCAGTACAGTCACAACCCATAAGACAATCAAAATATACCCTAATCAGAAATCATGAATGAGTAGGGAAGTACGCCTCATATGTGACACTGCGTTCAGGTCTGGAGACTCTATGGCCTACAAGTGTCCCAGGGCAAGCCCGAGGAAGGGTATAAAGGAGGTTGTGGATAACTTTAATGATTCTTATCCCTGTCACACATGGCAAGGTATTCAGGTTCTCACTAACTACACACCTAGTAGCATtaccctccctccctccctgatGATCTCAACACTTTCTATGGACGCTTCAAATGTGGAAAACGTTCCTAAAGGAAGCAAACAACCATCACTCTGACACCCACTTGGCCATTTTTAGTGAGGCTGTGAGTGAACATGGGTTTCCACAGAGATAGcagtattaaaattaaaattaaaatatgaaatgtaaatgttttaacacAATACTGTTGTTATCTCGGCTTAACCTGCCCATCCATAAATGTTGATTGTGTGTAACTGTGCTGCATCGAAATGGTTGATGCCTTTGTTTGTAGAGTGAGAGCGAGAAAGTGTCACCACCCAAAATGAGCAGAATTTAGCAGCTCCAATAAAGGAGGTATGCAACCTTTTGTTTCCAAGAGTCATTCTTTGGTTTTCTTGACATCTTTATAGGTCGCAGATTTTTGGTTGTGCTAAATTGTGGCTCAACTCTTCCAGATCTGggattattttttgcattataattatttatttttttatccacttAAAAAGTCAGAGTttgttatggtaaatggtctgcacttatataacacctttttaaccttttcagtattcaaagcactttacactgttgactcattcacccattcatacaccaatggcggcagagctgctatgtaaggtgctagcctgccattgggagcaacttggggttcagtgtcttgcccaagaacacttcagCATATgagccgggattcgaaccaccaaccctgcgattagtggccgacccgctctaccaactgagccacaaccACACACGTTGAATGTTGAATGTTATTTTTTAGAATAAGCCTGTTTTGATATTATGCAGCTTTATATGCATGGTGAGAGATGGAGTGTTTTCAAAGACGTTAATTGGCTGAGTTGTTTCCAATAACAGGTGTAAGTATTTGCTAACTTGAACTATTTTGAACTAATccaacagaaattattagttaaaACAAGCAATGTTCTAATCCAActaatagagtggtggtggcgtagtggtctaaagcacataactggtaatcagaaggttgctggttcaatccccactgccaccaccattgtgtgcttgagcaaggcacttaactcaaggttgctctggggggattgtccctgtaataagtgcactgtatgtccctttggataaaagtgtctaccaaatgcatacatgtaaatgtaaactaataAACACATCATAGATGGTTAAGTTAACTCTTTGTCAATAGCAAATATTGAGTTTGATTAAACAAGTTTTGAGAGAGACCATTATGTAATTAAGTTGAAGAAATGTGTTTACTCAAAAGTCATTTATTAGGGTTCACAGGCATTTTCTTGGAGTGCTTGGAAATAAAGTGAATATGATATACCTTATAATTGACTTTATAAATATCTgtttaataaatatgaaaatagatGTTTTGacacatgtgaaaataattttaaacaggCTTtgggtaacattttattttgatgctcccaagtagatatttaactgactataagtgactaatggactgacttgctatagctagcaaactgtgtttcaacaaacatttaataGACTTTCAGTAACCTGTTGTAACGAATGAGGCTGCTATCCCTTCAGCCGAccgccagagggagccctctcccaaaCACTGAACCGTTTCTTCTGTGGGGACTTCCTGTTTGTACCATATACATAGCCATGCCTTGCCATTGTTACTTTGTGAATTATTGCCAGTTTCACTGCTTACCAAGTGTTATTTAATACGTATGCCTTATCTTGTTCAGTTATTTGGTCAGCAGATATTTGCTTACTTAATTACATACCTTGTTTGTTCACACATAGAATTCACACATTACCCAGAAACCTCTGAAAAAGCTTATAAACAGTAATAAAAAATTcttctcattattattattttgtatgattttttatTAGGTAACCAAATATTGAATAACAGGATTTCAGAAAATAGAGAATTATGAGAAAAGAAAACATAAGCGTACATGAGCGTATGTTATTAAAAAGAATCATTAAAAGTGTGTGTTCTTCATTAAAATTCCTTTGATATATTGTGACACAAGTTATTGAGATCATATTTAGAATACTTGATTACAGTTAATGTTCATAATTCATATTTGTAGTGATTATGTGGTTGAATGATCATAAAGAGTAAGAAATCAAGAGATTTAAGTAATGGCCGGTTCTGCACGTGAAGGCAGACGGAGATGATCTGCTAGCAGGAGAATTTCTGAATGTGTGTGCTgaacacaggtgtacattgacgggctcttaaacaagccctcataataaatctctgattgacaaattcacttgtgaaattgtattctaaagcttcttttgtatcgtcttatcaatgattaactcttctgcaacaagaatgtaatgcattttaattatcagaatatatttttataaatatatatatatatatatatatatatatatatatatatatatatatatatatatatatatataaagataactatgtataattatttcatcattatatattgaataattgttatatgaggggctttctcagcaaatatttgaatatgcgattaaatgcgattaattaattgggacaccatgtaattaattcgattaaagattttaaatgaTTGACAGCCATAATATATACACTCTATaaaccctttttttttaattaagtaaccAAAAAATATAATGATTAGATATCAGAAAAAGAGAATTGAATGATTACCGTCACCTAgagcaattataataattaatatttttagtgtttacataatttaattatagttgcattattactgttaataattattgttattgtacCTTATCCAGTATGCCTTTGCTTTAGTGTCTCCCATGCAAAAATTGCAACTGTTTATGCATTGTTTGCTGAATTCTTCCTCTCCTTCTTAGCTTTCACTttgtttgaaataagtttggcACCCGATCCCACTCCAACAGCAGCACCTCCTAATATTAAAACCGCAGGTAATGCCAATCCACCTGTTGCAGCAACTAGTGCTACACCTCCGGCAGCTGCTCCTGCTACACCAACTCCTGTTCCTGCTCCTAAGGCCACATTTTTTACCCTTTGGACTAGCCTTTTTTTCTCAGCTTTTCGAATCATTTTTTCCTCTTCCTGCttctttttctcttcttcttGCCAGATTTTTATCTGAGTCTCCTTGTACATGTCATTTGTGTAATGTCTGCCTCCATTCTCCTTCACCATTCTGTTGATCTTCTCTATCAGTTCAGTCACCTGTGCTGGATTTTCTTCTGTGTTATTAAAAACATGATATCCGCCTTTACACTGATGCACAAGCTCTTTCAGCTGATCGTTTTTATTCAAATGCTCCTCAATTGATGTTTTTAACTGATCACCTCGAGTGAACAGAACTATAGTGTAATTCATCGCCTCTTGTGAAAAGTTCTTCTGAATCCATTTCACTGTGTTCTTCTCTTCTTCTGTGAATCTCACATCTAGTCTGGTCACCAGCAGGAACGCATGAGGACCAGGAACAGACATTTCTACACACTTCTGTATTTCATCCTTCAGTTCTTCATTACTGATCGATGTATCAAACAGTCCTGGAGTGTCTGTTATTGAGATGGTTCTGCCCTCTACTGTCTGTTGATGTTTTTGGCATTCTTTAGTCACAGATTCAGAAGATAAATCTTCTACAAACAGCTTTTCTCCCAGGATGGTGTTTCCTGTTGCACTCTTTCCAACTCCAGTCTTCCCCACCATCACAATCCTGAGATCTAACATGACTGGAGATAATGAAAAAATTAACTCACATATACCATCGGTGCTAAATGAACGCATTTTCAAATTTTCttgtcaatttaaaaatgtttagatattttttgctggaaaataacacacaaatactaattaagaaaagTAAATTGCAGTGCAGTTAATGAATTTATAGCACATAAGACTTTGTGTTCCAAACCTATAAGCTGAtattttttggaaaaattattttcacCAGAAGACAGCTGTCAAGTTCCCAAAaggtacagtaaaaaaaaaaaaaaaaatcattacaaaAAACAGGCCATATGACTTTTGCTTGATatgaagtcttctgaagtgatgtacAGTAATAGCTTGTAATAGAGTTAATACAATTTTGGTCTgttgctcacacaaagctatcgttgatttggaatatagcgcacatgTTTTAAGGACTCTTAAGGCACTTTTTCACGGCACGTTACGGTtcaactcgactctactcgctttacatttctgagcttgcatttcactgctgtttagtgctgcctcaacgtgggtgggattataggctgatcgtcatagttgcgccacctctactgccgtgacatcatcttaaacttgacacgaaacaataaacaataacgtgaccgctagctgttagctactagctcattgtgctgcataaagcagttgttgcatggtgattttacacacgtgtaacagttaaattgattGTTTTAGATGCAAGCTTTCCAGAAGCTTGTCAACTTAATAAAGTGAagatttcaagcagagtatagagttaacgtaacaaaacataccatcgtCCATCGTGGACTCCCGCcatggacatggtgcggtggtagatcctgcctgacaagggaggacttgctacagacatggcgaccgggggtcagcgaggactgcccaagggggaccataccgtggaaaaaacatcacagggagttgcctgaggtgggaactatgcctgtggagcccaagcctagacctctggaacctccatgtctggcccctggacttAAGCGTTCTACCACCTGCattcgtagacatgatcaacagAGCCAGAGCTCCCTCGtcaaggcagctttatgccctcaaGTGGtgtctgtttgcaaattggtgttcttccagatctaAAGACTAGCAGAGATGCGCAggtcggtcagtgctttcattcttgCATGTTgctgctatcacagcccaccacaacacagtagacggcacgtccctgggtaagcacgacttgattatcaggttccttagaggcgcctggaggttgaaccctccccggccaagcctgttcccctcctgggatctctcagtggtcctctcaggccttcagagaccccccccccccctttgagccgcttgattcattcgagctcaaagccctctccttgaagacggcccccctgatcacgctcgcttccatcaagagggttggggacctgcaagcgttctctgtcagcgacacttgcctggagttcagtccggcagatgctcacatcatcctaagaccgcgaccgggctacgggcccaaggttcctacgacccctttcagggaacaggtcatgaacctgcaagtgctgccccgggaggaggtagTCCCAGCCTCTTCgttgtgtccggtatgtgctttgcatatctatgtggaccgcacgcagggctttagatgatctgagcagctctttgtctgatttggcgGATGGCGTGTCTAAACAGAGTTTAGCTcattgggtcgttgatgctatttccctagcttatcagacccaggccatgcccacccccttgcgggttcaagcacactctttGAGAAgagtggcatcctcgtgggtactgacccatggcacctccttagcagacatctgcagagcagcgggctgggcaacacccaacacctttgctaggttctacaacctcagggttgagacGGTCTAGTCCCGTGTTTTTTCAGGCCCGAACCgttagaactcggtaatacggaacagccgaccaggtgttttccgcttgcaccttgcgcccttcaccaagttgatccagtgcgccttctctcccaggttagccagtaagctctcgcttcctggatgctctttcTCCATAGCCCTCTGGCCGcagattcagcggaggaattcgccgccagacccaccacgagtcgagttctccgtgttgggcttgggctccacaggcatagttcccaccTCAGGCAACTCGCTGTGATgttttttccatggtacggtccccctgctggctggacccgcgtctcccttgggcagtcctcgctgccctcctgtcgccgtgtctgtagcaactcctcccttgtcaggcaggatctaccaccgcaccatgtccacgggtggcttcACAACCCCcatgtgtattagccacaagttacctcccccagtctgggcaggttgtggtctctgcagagccttttccccctgaaaggatAGGAACAGAAAAGGACACCTTCCCCAACACATctatagtgttaagatagccacagccgctttttaactctatgacgagatACATAAAGAGAGCacacaacagcttgcttgcacctggctcagcCGTCACATAACACAggttagtgcatggcgttttgaagtgagaccccttgtgtcactacaatcgacacaatgtcgagtgagtgacagaagggtaatgtcatggttactgttgtaacctccgttccccgatggaaggaatgagacgttgtgttccccttgccacgtcactatccctaccactgtaatgcggtGTATCCTTATTCTCAGctcatcagtgcaaaaacctTTCTGACAGACACTCGCCCGCtcccatttatacccgtatgtccagaggcaggacatgcaaattctgtctgccaacttgacattggccttttctcaaattcagaggtacgcgaggctctcagaaaagaccccttgtgtcactacaatcgacacaacgtctcgttccttccatcggggaatggagctTACAACAGttaaccatgacgtttttgattctggctgatagaatacacgtTTCAGAGGAAGATGAGTGCTCGACGgaaagaaaacgctggatttccTTAAATGACATCTGTCTAAAcgagatatgcgcatatttgcagataGTGTATattagaagttttattgatatttgccttttatattAGCCTTTTATCttaagaaaagttacagggaactgttgaggagagactgatAGAATACATGATTCAGAGGTCACGCTCCACAGgacgctggatctgctgaagaTGTGTGAGGTTGTTTTATtggatatgcgcatatttgcagacagtgtattataataatttgatttatatttgactttttgtctttaaacaagacagttaaaagttacagggaaccgttaaggagagagagggagaatgaaagaggcaaacactttaacattatgagctcaaacgcatctgcagcggctctgatatgtggaccGTTTCAATAAGACTGTGTTGCACATCGGTCTATAATTGTAGTTgcacgatggcatgtaacaacaaggAACAGTGACTGgacgtttacatgtctcagacacTTCGCTTCCAAGCAGGTGATTTTCGGtgacctcaaaaaaaaaaaaaaagcattcgtCCAAACAGGAAAATTTATCGGCCGATGTGATCATTAAgaaaagtcagaatatcggccgatttatcgGTCTCTACGATATTGGTCGACCACTTCTCGTAACGCATGAGGGGAGCAGGTGCGGCCACCGAACCCATGTGCAGCGTATGAATTGCATGCACAAGTAGGaattatagacattattttgattttgttgaGTGAAGACAAACGTGCTTTTGAAAGTGACTTAAAAGTATTTAGTAATGTGATTCATTTTatgatgaagtaatcagtaaagtcagtaatctgattgtaattttagagaagtaattcatAAATTGTTGTCAATTACTTTTTTGAAcatcttacccaacactgctggcCACTATTTTGCATTCAATAGGGGAATAAAATGGTTTTGGAGTAAATAgttacagaattgtaattttggggtgaaatattccattaaaatctgtttttgttttttgtttgtttatttttcccctACATTCTCACCTGTTTGGTCCAATTGCTGTCTTGATGCCATCTCCTCATGTTCCCATTGTACTGTTTCCAATGATTTCTGTTTTTCAATCACTTTCCAGGAGTGTTCTTGTACTTTTTGTCCTGTTTCTTTCCTG
This genomic window from Xyrauchen texanus isolate HMW12.3.18 chromosome 11, RBS_HiC_50CHRs, whole genome shotgun sequence contains:
- the LOC127651155 gene encoding GTPase IMAP family member 8-like translates to MRILLLGKSGVGKSGIGNVILGRNAFDEASTTESEIQNGRVHDRYISVIDTPGFLNSDLTEEELHDEMMKSLSLSHPGPHVFLLVIRLGNFTEDETNTVKWIQENFGAQTFKFTLVLFVGREQMTNREWMVFTLSKKCQELVSQCRGKFHELNSESEINPSQITALLEKIEKLIKQNNDQHYTIEMFQKAQMKIRKETGQKVQEHSWKVIEKQKSLETVQWEHEEMASRQQLDQTVMLDLRIVMVGKTGVGKSATGNTILGEKLFVEDLSSESVTKECQKHQQTVEGRTISITDTPGLFDTSISNEELKDEIQKCVEMSVPGPHAFLLVTRLDVRFTEEEKNTVKWIQKNFSQEAMNYTIVLFTRGDQLKTSIEEHLNKNDQLKELVHQCKGGYHVFNNTEENPAQVTELIEKINRMVKENGGRHYTNDMYKETQIKIWQEEEKKKQEEEKMIRKAEKKRLVQRVKNVALGAGTGVGVAGAAAGGVALVAATGGLALPAVLILGGAAVGVGSGAKLISNKVKAKKERKNSANNA